TTCACAGACAATTTATCAATAACAATCTGTCTGAATCAGGATAACCAGGATTAGAGGATTTTCAGGATGTAGTTGTTTGATTGTCTATAAAATATACAGATTTTGGGATAATAGATAAGTTATCAGTTAAATTATCCGCTGTTAATTCTTGACTATTACTGTAACTGGATTTTATAATCTTCAGATCTTCACAGACAATTTATCAATAACAATCCTGTACATCCTAAAATCCTGGACATCCTGATTCAGACAATAACAATTTTATCATCCCACCAATAACCTACAAATAAAAATCCTGTACATCCTAAAATCCTGGACATCCTGATTCAGACAATAACAATTTTATCATCCCACCAATAACCTACAAATAACAATCCTGTACATCCTAAAATCCTGGACATCCTGATTCAGACAATAACAATTTTATCATCCCACCAATAACCTACAAATAACAATCCTGTACATCCTAAAATCCTGTACATAAAACCAAAGTCATATATATCCGTGATTTTCTTACTCATGCAGAATATGATAGAGATAAATGGAAAGATGATGAATGGTTTAATAGCTAATACTAATTAGGATTGATAAATTAGGTAAAACTAAGATTGGTATTATTCAATCTCAGTCATAATATTTGGTTCTACCGCTCCCCTTGTGATTAAATATCCCTTTTAGATATCCAAAACCATTGATGTATATAGGTTTTATCTAAATTAATAGCGATCGCCTATTTCTGAAAACATTAAAACCTCAAATCCAGTCAGGGCAAGGGGTTCAGGGATATTATATCGAAAATATCATAAAGGGAGCGGTAGAGCCTAATATTTTTATTCCTAATATTTAAGCAAATAATACCATAATGAGCGAATGTTGAATCATCACAGCAGCTATACACAATTACTTGTATCTTTCCCCCCACGTTCTATAAAGAATGAAGAAGATTTAGAAAAAATTCAAGCAGTTGTTGATAATCTACTTGACAAGGGGGAACTAACAGAGGAAGAAGAAGACTATTTGGATTTACTGGGAATTTTAATTTATGAATATGAGGAAAAACAAAATCTGATTCCAGATATCTATGGAGTAGAACTTTTAAAAGTTTTAATTGCGGAATTAAATCTGAAACAAAAAGATTTAGTTCCTATTTTTAAAACGGAGTCAATTGTTTCCGATGTACTTAAAAACAAGCGTAAATTAACAGTTGAACATATTGAAAAGCTGGCAAAGTTTTTTAATGTTTCAGCCGCTGTATTCTTTCCAAAAAATCCATTAGAAAGAGATTTTTTAGAAGTAGCGTAACGCACTATTTCAATAACAAAATCAAAATGGTGCGTTAATGAAATGTAACGCACACTACAAATTAACTGTCTCTGTCTGAATCAGGATAACCAGGATTACGGGATTTATGGCTAACGCCACGCTTCGCTATCAGGATGTTGTTGTTTGAAGTGGGGATTTTGAGGATTTTTTTGTCTGAATCAGGATGTCCAGGATTAGAGGATTTTCAGGATGTAATTTTTTATTACTGTGATTGTAATTATCATTTTTCCTCTTTCAATATTCACAAACAATTCATCAATAACAATCCTGTACATCCTAAAATCCTGGACATCCTGATTCAGACAATTACAATTTTATCATCCCACCAATAACCTACAAATAACAATCCTGAAAATCCTAAAATCCTGGACATCCTGATTCAGACAATTACAATTTTATCATTGTTCTAATTTATGGATTTTTTGTAAAATATCTTGGCGTAGTTCGCATAAGCCAAACCACTCAAAATAATCCATTTCATCCCCTAAACTTCCTGAGTTAAATTTTTTTACGAATTGTTCAGAGGTGAGTTGATATTTTATTTCAAATTGTTCTAAATCAGAGTTGTAAATGGCTAATTTTTGACGATGACGGATTAAGATTACATTTAAAAGTTGTCCAATAATTCTTTCTAATTCTGTGTTGTCGTTACAGTTTTCACTCAGCAATTCTAATTTTTCCAATGTATTCATAATTATATATACCTTTGGTGATTTTCTCAAATGGTGCTAATTGTTAATTTCCAGAAGATGGAAACCGCAAACATAACAGAGGTCTTACTTGTTGAATAGTTTCAAAATCACGATCATTATGAATTAGGGTTAGCTGGTTTTCTATTGCTATTTGGGCAATACAACAATCTATACTACTTCTAACAGTTAACCCTTGTCTTT
The window above is part of the Dolichospermum sp. DET69 genome. Proteins encoded here:
- a CDS encoding transcriptional regulator, translating into MLNHHSSYTQLLVSFPPRSIKNEEDLEKIQAVVDNLLDKGELTEEEEDYLDLLGILIYEYEEKQNLIPDIYGVELLKVLIAELNLKQKDLVPIFKTESIVSDVLKNKRKLTVEHIEKLAKFFNVSAAVFFPKNPLERDFLEVA